The following proteins come from a genomic window of Sander vitreus isolate 19-12246 chromosome 14, sanVit1, whole genome shotgun sequence:
- the casd1 gene encoding N-acetylneuraminate (7)9-O-acetyltransferase translates to MKQEAVSQDRADGAQGGAPLCCNGTDACCHGGAKMAVLAYSLGKREINQHFTIKNAKFISMVVVIVLLVFHTASRYYGGGDSCEWLLSRGRYLGENVWQPYGCMMHKYKSIEAKTCLAEKRVAFVGDSRIRQLFYSFIKIIDPERREDGNKHEDIPFEDESSSVNVDFLWYPEANNSMKERLMSWTHEGSAKPDVVILGAATWSIKLRSGSSETLQQYKTNLTAIAIHLEKLADHGEVYWVLQDPVNEEVLSENRKMITNQQLELYNEAAVDVLNSSKRNSRSRVKLLSASRQAAQETITQSDDGLHLPESTRNVGAMILMNSVCNKLLRPIDGSCCQTLPPPNLLQKLAACFFLGSAVVLLVLHVLGNNRHRRPVPSDVESLEEKKPATAAAPLGLKAPFQALCRMGLIMSYFYLCDRADVFMKEQKFYTHSTFFIPFIYIFVLGVFYNENSKETKLLNREQTDEWKGWMQLVILIYHISGASVFIPVYMHVRVLVAAYLFQTGYGHFSFFWLKGDFGLYRVCQVLFRLNFLVLVLCVVMNRPYQFYYFVPLVTFWFVVIYVTLAMWPQILQKKANSSGLWHLGVLAKLLGLLLFICVFAFSQGFFERIFSVWPISKLFELDGSVHEWWFRWKLDRFAVIHGMLFAFIYLVLQKCQVLAEAKGEALFSAKISNMLFFLSVVSFITYSIWASSCKTKTECNEMHPYISVVQILAFILIRNIPGYARSIYSSFFAWFGKISLELFICQYHIWLAADTKGILVLIPGSPSLNIMVSTFIFVCVAHEISLITNDLAQVVIPKDSVSLLKRLGAAGLFSLVVLLLASGSQPTPGA, encoded by the exons ATGAAGCAGGAAGCGGTGTCGCAAGATCGGGCAGATGGTGCACAGGGAGGAGCGCCGCTCTGCTGTAACGGCACAGATGCTTGTTGTCATGGAGGAGCAAAGATGGCGGTCCTGGCCTATAGCCTGGGCAAACGCGaaataaatcaacattttaCCATAAAAAATGCCAAATTTATATCGATGGTAGTCGTCATTGTACTCCTCGTGTTTCACACAGCTTCGCGGTACTATGGAG GCGGAGACTCATGTGAATGGCTGCTGTCCAGAGGACGTTACTTGGGGGAGAACGTATGGCAGCCATATGGCTGCATGatgcacaaatacaaaagcat tgaaGCCAAAACTTGCCTTGCTGAAAAGCGAGTGGCCTTTGTCGGTGATTCAAGAATCAGGCAGCTATTTTACTCCTTCATCAAAATTATTGACCCTGAGCGAAGAGAGGATGGAAACAAG CACGAGGACATTCCCTTTGAAGATGAGAGTTCCTCTGTTAATGTG GACTTCCTGTGGTATCCAGAGGCAAATAATTCAATGAAGGAGCGCTTAATGTCATGGACACAC GAAGGTTCAGCAAAGCCAGATGTTGTCATCCTTGGAGCTGCAACA TGGTCCATCAAGTTGCGCAGTGGCAGCAGCGAGACACTGCAGCAGTACAAAACCAACCTGACAGCCATTGCTATACACCTGGAGAAGCTGGCTGACCATGGAGAGGTCTACTGGGTCCTGCAAG ACCCAGTAAATGAGGAGGTGTTGAGTGAGAACAGGAAGATGATCACCAACCAACAGCTGGAGCTGTACAATGAAGCGGCTGTGGACGTGCTCAACAGCAGCAAGCGTAACAGCAGGTCCCGGGTCAAGCTGTTGTCTGCGTCCCGCCAGGCTGCACAGGAAACCATCACCCAGTCAGACGACGGCTTGCACCTGCCTGAGAGCACCAGGAATGTG GGAGCCATGATCCTCATGAACTCTGTGTGCAACAAGCTACTGAGGCCCATTGATGGCTCCTGCTGCCAGACGTTGCCACCCCCAAACCTCCTGCAGAAACTGGCAGCGTGTTTCTTCCTGGGCTCGGCCGTGGTCTTGCTGGTCCTCCATGTCCTTGGCAACAACCGTCACCGCCGACCTGTGCCCTCAGACGTGGAGAGCCTAGAGGAGAAGAAGCCAGCAACTGCAGCTGCCCCCCTGGGTCTGAAGGCGCCATTTCAGGCCCTTTGCAGGATGGGCCTCATCATGAGCTATTTTTACCTTTGTGACAGAGCAGATGTGTTCATGAAAGAGCAGAAGTTCTACACTCACTCCACGTTCTTCATCCCTTTCATCTATATATTTGTCCTGGGAGTGTTCTACAATGAGAACAGCAAGGAG ACCAAATTACTCAACCGAGAGCAAACGGACGAGTGGAAAGGCTGGATGCAGTTGGTCATCCTCATCTATCACATATCTGGAGCCAGCGTT tTCATTCCAGTGTACATGCATGTGCGGGTGCTGGTGGCAGCGTACCTTTTTCAGACTGGCTATGgacacttttcctttttttggctCAAAGGAGACTTTGGATTGTATAGAGTGTGCCAG GTGCTTTTTCGTCTAAACTTCCTGGTCTTGGTGCTGTGCGTGGTAATGAACAGACCCTACCAGTTCTATTACTTTGTCCCATTGGTCACCTTCTGGTTTGTCGTCATCTACGTAACGCTGGCCATGTGGCCTCAGATCCTTCAGAAGAAGGCTAACA GTAGTGGCTTGTGGCACCTCGGGGTCTTGGCCAAGTTACTGGGCCTCCTGCTGTTCATCTGCGTCTTTGCCTTTTCACAG GGTTTCTTTGAGCGCATCTTCTCTGTGTGGCCCATCTCCAAGCTCTTCGAGCTGGACGGAAGCGTCCATGAGTGGTGGTTCAGATGGAAGCTAGACCGATTT GCAGTGATACACGGCATGTTATTTGCCTTCATCTATCTGGTGCTTCAGAAGTGCCAGGTGCTGGCGGAGGCCAAGGGAGAGGCTCTCTTCTCTGCCAAGATTTCCAACatgctcttcttcctctccgtCGTCTCCTTCATA ACATACTCAATATGGGCCAGCAGCTGCAAAACCAAAACCGAGTGCAATGAGATGCATCCTTACATCTCTGTTGTCCAG ATTTTGGCCTTCATTCTCATCAGGAACATTCCTGGCTACGCCCGCTCCATTTATAGCTCATTCTTTGCATGGTTCGGAAAGATCTCCTTGGAG CTGTTCATATGCCAGTACCACATCTGGCTGGCAGCAGACACCAAGGGAATTTTGGTCTTGATCCCAGGAAGCCCTTCACTTAACATCATGGTCAGCACCTTCATCTTTGTTTGTGTGGCTCATGAGATTTCCCTCATCACCAATGACTTGGCCCAGGTGGTCATCCCCAAAGACAGCGTGTCCCTGCTGAAGAGACTGGGGGCCGCTGGGCTTTTTAGCCTGGTTGTATTGCTGCTGGCAAGTGGCAGCCAGCCCACACCCGGCGCCTAA
- the sgce gene encoding epsilon-sarcoglycan isoform X1, with product MLCTMSVAAVVVWLGTVVTILSRSHADRNVYPSAGVLFVHVLEREYFKGEFPPYPKSGDASSDPITFNTNLMGYPDRPGWLRYIQRTQHSDGVLYGSPTAEHVGKPSVIEITAYNRRTFETARHNLVINIMATEEFPLPYQAEFYIKNMNVEEMLASEVLGDFLGAVKNVWQPERLNAINITSALDRGGRVPLPINNLKEGVYVMVGADVAFSSCLREVESPHNQLRCSQEMEPLISCDKKFRAQFHIDWCKISLVDINKVVPVYITRPDPGTGILPEFGEYSPPSESLMGRNYFSDFLITLAVPSAVALVLFFILGYTMCCRREGVEKRNMQTPDIELVHHSSIQKSTKELRNMSKNREISWPLSTLPVFNPVSGEVVPPIHPDNYETTSMPLMQTQTNLQNQITIPQQRPSGKWYS from the exons ATGCTATGCACCATGTCTGTTGCAGCTGTCGTGGTATGGCTTGGTACGG TGGTTACCATCTTGTCGAGATCGCATGCAGACCGTAACGTCTACCCATCTGCAGGAGTTCTGTTCGTCCATGTTCTGGAGAGAGAGTATTTCAAAGGAGAGTTTCCTCCATACCCAAAATCAG GTGATGCCAGCAGCGACCCGATCACTTTCAACACCAACCTGATGGGCTACCCCGACAGGCCAGGCTGGCTGCGCTACATCCAGAGGACCCAGCACAGCGACGGAGTGCTCTATGGCTCCCCCACCGCAGAACATGTTGGCAAGCCCTCGGTCATAGAG ATTACTGCCTATAACAGACGCACTTTCGAGACGGCGCGGCACAACTTGGTCATAAACATCATGGCCACAGAAG AGTTCCCTCTGCCCTACCAGGCAGAGTTTTACATCAAAAACATGAATGTAGAGGAGATGCTGGCCAGCGAGGTGTTGGGGGACTTCCTGGGAGCGGTGAAGAACGTATGGCAGCCTGAGCGCCTCAACGCCATAAACATCACGTCGGCACTGGACCGTGGCGGCCGCGTGCCCCTGCCCATCAACAACCTTAAGGAAGG AGTGTATGTGATGGTTGGCGCTGATGTTGCCTTCTCGTCGTGCCTGCGGGAGGTGGAAAGCCCACATAACCAGCTGCGCTGCAGTCAGGAGATGGAGCCGCTCATCAGCTGTGACAAGAAGTTCAGGGCTCAGTTTCACATTGATTGGTGTAAAATCTCTCTG GTTGACATCAACAAAGTGGTCCCTGTATACATTACCCGTCCCGACCCGGGCACCGGGATCCTGCCTGAATTTGGGGAATACAGCCCCCCTTCTGAGTCTCTGATGGGCCGTAACTACTTTTCAGACTTCCTTATCACACTGGCTGTTCCCTCCGCTGTGGCACTAGTTCTTTTCTTCATCCTCGGCTACACTATGTGCTGCCGTCGGGAAGGGGT ggaaaaaagaaacatgcaaACACCAGA CATCGAGCTGGTTCACCACAGCTCCATCCAGAAGTCCACCAAGGAGCTGCGGAACATGTCTAAGAACCGGGAAATCTCCTGGCCCCTCTCCACCCTGCCCGTCTTCAACCCAGTCAGTGGTGAGGTGGTGCCGCCCATCCACCCAGACAACTATGAGACCACCAGCATGCCCCTCATGCAGACACAGAC GAATCTGCAAAACCAGATTACGATACCACAGCAGCGGCCATCAG GTAAATGGTATTCCTGA
- the sgce gene encoding epsilon-sarcoglycan isoform X2: MLCTMSVAAVVVWLGTVVTILSRSHADRNVYPSAGVLFVHVLEREYFKGEFPPYPKSGDASSDPITFNTNLMGYPDRPGWLRYIQRTQHSDGVLYGSPTAEHVGKPSVIEITAYNRRTFETARHNLVINIMATEEFPLPYQAEFYIKNMNVEEMLASEVLGDFLGAVKNVWQPERLNAINITSALDRGGRVPLPINNLKEGVYVMVGADVAFSSCLREVESPHNQLRCSQEMEPLISCDKKFRAQFHIDWCKISLVDINKVVPVYITRPDPGTGILPEFGEYSPPSESLMGRNYFSDFLITLAVPSAVALVLFFILGYTMCCRREGVEKRNMQTPDIELVHHSSIQKSTKELRNMSKNREISWPLSTLPVFNPVSGEVVPPIHPDNYETTSMPLMQTQT; the protein is encoded by the exons ATGCTATGCACCATGTCTGTTGCAGCTGTCGTGGTATGGCTTGGTACGG TGGTTACCATCTTGTCGAGATCGCATGCAGACCGTAACGTCTACCCATCTGCAGGAGTTCTGTTCGTCCATGTTCTGGAGAGAGAGTATTTCAAAGGAGAGTTTCCTCCATACCCAAAATCAG GTGATGCCAGCAGCGACCCGATCACTTTCAACACCAACCTGATGGGCTACCCCGACAGGCCAGGCTGGCTGCGCTACATCCAGAGGACCCAGCACAGCGACGGAGTGCTCTATGGCTCCCCCACCGCAGAACATGTTGGCAAGCCCTCGGTCATAGAG ATTACTGCCTATAACAGACGCACTTTCGAGACGGCGCGGCACAACTTGGTCATAAACATCATGGCCACAGAAG AGTTCCCTCTGCCCTACCAGGCAGAGTTTTACATCAAAAACATGAATGTAGAGGAGATGCTGGCCAGCGAGGTGTTGGGGGACTTCCTGGGAGCGGTGAAGAACGTATGGCAGCCTGAGCGCCTCAACGCCATAAACATCACGTCGGCACTGGACCGTGGCGGCCGCGTGCCCCTGCCCATCAACAACCTTAAGGAAGG AGTGTATGTGATGGTTGGCGCTGATGTTGCCTTCTCGTCGTGCCTGCGGGAGGTGGAAAGCCCACATAACCAGCTGCGCTGCAGTCAGGAGATGGAGCCGCTCATCAGCTGTGACAAGAAGTTCAGGGCTCAGTTTCACATTGATTGGTGTAAAATCTCTCTG GTTGACATCAACAAAGTGGTCCCTGTATACATTACCCGTCCCGACCCGGGCACCGGGATCCTGCCTGAATTTGGGGAATACAGCCCCCCTTCTGAGTCTCTGATGGGCCGTAACTACTTTTCAGACTTCCTTATCACACTGGCTGTTCCCTCCGCTGTGGCACTAGTTCTTTTCTTCATCCTCGGCTACACTATGTGCTGCCGTCGGGAAGGGGT ggaaaaaagaaacatgcaaACACCAGA CATCGAGCTGGTTCACCACAGCTCCATCCAGAAGTCCACCAAGGAGCTGCGGAACATGTCTAAGAACCGGGAAATCTCCTGGCCCCTCTCCACCCTGCCCGTCTTCAACCCAGTCAGTGGTGAGGTGGTGCCGCCCATCCACCCAGACAACTATGAGACCACCAGCATGCCCCTCATGCAGACACAGAC GTAA